Proteins encoded within one genomic window of Halorussus salilacus:
- the phnE gene encoding phosphonate ABC transporter, permease protein PhnE, translated as MMDASQQVKDRYDTIRRKRRVRVTVSLVLFVVVMALFYQALVRVEFSVAEILHYGPQFIDALDQYFPQTTVNGVPVLDVNQYWDFIQERNLFQQAGITLAMGFAGTILGFPLALLFGVLGSGRVTPFPFNFIFRGAMSAIRAIPALVWALIYVPLGGVSPFTATMAIATDTIGNLGRLYTDELEEVEDGPIEAIETTGANRLQVITFGMLSQVHTPFIAWTLYIFEINVRIAVALGIIGGGGLGQVLSTQQRLFEYTNMMATILVILTLIISVEMFSQRVRSYIRADENPMGIIELLKGFPQRMAESLAK; from the coding sequence CTGATGGACGCCTCCCAACAGGTCAAGGACCGCTACGACACCATCCGGCGCAAGCGCCGGGTCCGGGTCACCGTCAGTCTGGTCCTCTTCGTCGTCGTGATGGCGCTGTTCTATCAGGCGCTGGTCCGCGTCGAGTTCTCGGTCGCCGAGATACTCCACTACGGTCCCCAGTTCATCGACGCGCTCGACCAGTACTTCCCCCAGACCACGGTCAACGGGGTGCCGGTGCTCGACGTGAACCAGTACTGGGACTTCATTCAGGAGCGGAACCTCTTCCAGCAGGCGGGTATCACCCTCGCGATGGGCTTTGCCGGGACCATCCTCGGCTTCCCGCTCGCGCTGCTGTTCGGCGTCCTCGGGTCGGGTCGGGTGACCCCCTTCCCGTTCAACTTCATCTTCCGCGGGGCCATGTCGGCCATCCGCGCCATCCCGGCGCTGGTGTGGGCGCTCATCTACGTGCCGCTGGGCGGCGTCTCGCCGTTCACGGCCACGATGGCCATCGCGACCGACACCATCGGTAACCTCGGTCGCCTCTACACCGACGAGCTCGAGGAGGTCGAGGACGGCCCCATCGAGGCCATCGAGACGACCGGGGCGAACCGCCTGCAGGTCATCACCTTCGGGATGCTCTCGCAGGTCCACACGCCGTTCATCGCCTGGACGCTGTACATCTTCGAGATCAACGTCCGAATCGCGGTCGCGCTCGGCATCATCGGCGGCGGCGGGCTCGGGCAGGTGCTCTCGACCCAGCAGCGGCTGTTCGAGTACACCAACATGATGGCGACCATCCTCGTCATCCTGACGCTGATCATCTCGGTCGAGATGTTCAGCCAGCGCGTGCGCTCGTACATCCGCGCCGACGAGAACCCGATGGGCATCATCGAGCTCCTCAAGGGCTTCCCCCAGCGGATGGCCGAGTCGCTGGCGAAGTAA